Proteins from a single region of Punica granatum isolate Tunisia-2019 chromosome 8, ASM765513v2, whole genome shotgun sequence:
- the LOC116189274 gene encoding uncharacterized protein LOC116189274 isoform X1, producing the protein MYLSPNVTFTGSCAHRCRRKMESESLRVQRFDELPSASEFASQIEPRNVPAVFSGCVKDWKAFARWNPSNGGLDYLQERAGSCTVEAMMSRSAPVFYGDIRSHERVPIPFSSFIGFCKQRMQMEEENQSCPVESERGNSSTSEVEPDCSISAFAPQQTYLAQVSIMNAENKGQAQLQILREDIDMPSILGTRKVASINLWMNNAKARSSTHYDPHHNLLCIVAGHKQVVLWPPSASHLLYPMPLYGEASNHSSVALECPNFSAYPRAKCLMEYSQTVMLHAGDALFIPEGCYRFHQVDSTDLTIAVNFWWQSDVMLSMSEHMEVYYLRRILRRLIDKEMNQMLCLTACSGSGEREGHVPGLAYKEEADQSLTDTKKVQEEADSRGKEQQNSSIHDLEPAALQALHELVSLVHDRVNVDKSQLKVSASGNDSDVSMEDEHKNDLFVNLEDDPVAKILWALKPCFLRNMFASMAECFPRTLEALVLHLLSPLGAEVLTRKFDELDERTSEEDRNKFYQLFYGAFDDQFAAMEAILNGKELFAQLAFKSVLDKYLGVKLDCGPKGQLQRSF; encoded by the exons ATGTATCTCTCTCCGAACGTTACATTCACCGGAAGCTGTGCCCATCGGTGTCGCCGGAAAATGGAGTCGGAGTCTCTGAGAGTTCAGAGGTTCGACGAACTGCCTTCCGCCTCGGAATTCGCCTCCCAAATCGAGCCTCGAAACGTCCCCGCC GTTTTCAGTGGGTGCGTCAAGGACTGGAAAGCGTTTGCCCGGTGGAATCCCTCCAATGGCGGCCTCGACTACTTGCAG GAAAGAGCAGGATCGTGTACAGTGGAGGCTATGATGTCAAGATCTGCTCCTGTTTTCTATGGTGACATTAGAAGCCATGAGAGG GTTCCTATACCCTTTTCTTCCTTCATTGGATTTTGTAAGCAAAGGATGCAAATGGAGGAGGAGAATCAAAGCTGTCCTGTTGAATCTGAAAGGGGAAATTCGTCAACTTCTGAAGTTGAGCCAGACTGTTCAATATCTGCATTTGCCCCTCAACAAACCTATCTGGCACAG GTTTCTATCATGAATGCTGAGAATAAAGGGCAGGCCCAACTGCAAATTCTAAGAGAAGATATTGACATG CCTTCAATCTTGGGTACAAGAAAAGTGGCTTCTATCAACCTGTGGATGAACAATGCCAAAGCTAGGTCAAGCACTCACTACGATCCTCATCATAATTTACTCTGCATTGTCGCTGGTCATAAGCAAG TTGTTCTATGGCCCCCTTCTGCAAGTCACTTGTTATACCCAATGCCCCTATATGGGGAGGCCTCAAACCATAG CTCCGTAGCTTTAGAATGCCCTAATTTTTCTGCTTATCCAAGAGCAAAATGCTTGATGGAATACTCCCAGACAGTCATGCTTCATGCAggcgatgcacttttcatcCCTGAAGGATG CTACAGGTTTCACCAGGTGGATAGTACTGATTTAACCATTGCAGTAAATTTTTGGTGGCAATCTGATGTGATGTTGAGCATGTCGGAGCACATGGAAGTGTATTATTTGCGCAGGATATTAAGAAG ATTGATAGATAAAGAAATG AACCAAATGCTGTGCTTAACTGCTTGTTCTGGTTCTGGTGAAAGAGAGGGGCATGTACCTGGGTTGGCCTACAAGGAGGAGGCAG ATCAGTCCCTTACTGATACTAAGAAGGTGCAAGAGGAGGCGGACTCGAGGGGAAAAGAACAACAAAACAGCTCTATACATGATCTTGAGCCTGCTGCTTTACAGGCTCTTCATGAGCTAGTTTCTTTAGTTCATGACCGTGTAAATGTGGACAAAAGTCAACTCAAGGTATCTGCCTCGGGAAATGATTCTGATGTCAGCATGGAAGATGAACATAAGAATGATTTATTTGTCAACCTTGAAGACGATCCTGTTGCGAAGATACTTTGGGCCCTCAAGCCATGTTTCCTCCGTAATATGTTTGCTTCCATGGCa GAATGTTTCCCGAGGACTCTGGAGGCTCTCGTGCTGCATTTGCTTTCACCACTGGGTGCTGAAGTCTTGACGAGGAAGTTCGATGAATTGGATGAGAGGACATCTGAAGAAGATAG GAATAAATTCTATCAGTTATTCTATGGCGCATTCGATGACCAATTTGCTGCCATGGAGGCCATTTTGAATGGGAAAGAGTTGTTCGCTCAGCTG GCTTTCAAGAGTGTCTTAGATAAGTACTTGGGGGTGAAACTGGACTGCGGGCCGAAAGGGCAGCTGCAAAGATCCTTCTAG
- the LOC116215890 gene encoding protein indeterminate-domain 12-like, with amino-acid sequence MESLLFPSAMSSNSSSLSEEPNSNSLFSITTATTAATAANRPTPSALIHDFEDFKDNNPQLLPAAIPPPLPQQHKIKKKRSLPGNPDPDAEVIALSPKTLLATNRFVCEICNKGFQRDQNLQLHRRGHNLPWKLKKRSSNGKDQLVRKRAYVCPEPTCVHHHPSRALGDLTGIKKHYCRKHGERKWKCEKCSKVYAVQSDWKAHSKTCGTREYRCDCGTLFSRKDSFITHRAFCDALAEESARLILANQQGQLAPGSSMVHPQHPNVIASHHHNPSGLFPFPPQNPNPNPSPTPPSHYPFPGLSQKGDAQNPNFPNNFLAPPPAFSHHLSATALLQKAATLGATTSNRLGGPIADHMTQLGMNDMEMAMKVSPNYSLGFGQGNLGDLWMKKSTEGEITRDFLGLRGEDHHHRQHGGEGSSSMVMKPHGLVQNFGLMANPPAINNVATTSSRIWG; translated from the exons ATGGAGAGCTTGTTGTTTCCTTCAGCCATGTCGTCCaattcatcttctttgtccGAAGAACCTAACAGCAACAGCCTTTTTTCGATTACTACTGCTACTACTGCCGCCACCGCCGCCAACAGACCGACGCCGTCTGCCCTGATCCATGACTTTGAGGACTTTAAGGACAACAATCCTCAGCTCCTCCCAGCAGCtattcctcctcctcttcctcagcAGCACAAGATCAAGAAGAAACGGAGCCTCCCCGGTAACCCAG ATCCTGATGCCGAGGTGATCGCTCTGTCCCCCAAGACACTCTTGGCGACGAACAGGTTCGTGTGCGAGATCTGCAACAAGGGTTTCCAGAGAGACCAGAACCTGCAGCTGCACCGGAGGGGCCACAACCTCCCGTGGAAGCTGAAGAAGAGATCGAGCAACGGAAAGGATCAGCTGGTGAGGAAGAGGGCCTATGTGTGCCCAGAGCCCACCTGCGTCCACCACCACCCCTCGAGGGCCCTCGGAGACCTCACTGGCATCAAGAAGCACTACTGCAGGAAGCACGGTGAGAGGAAGTGGAAGTGCGAAAAATGCTCCAAGGTCTACGCCGTCCAGTCGGACTGGAAGGCCCACTCGAAGACTTGTGGGACAAGGGAGTACCGATGTGACTGTGGAACTCTTTTCTCCAG GAAGGACAGTTTCATTACCCACCGAGCCTTTTGCGACGCTTTGGCTGAAGAGAGCGCAAGGCTGATATTAGCGAACCAACAAGGCCAACTTGCACCGGGGAGCTCAATGGTTCATCCTCAACATCCCAATGTGATTGCCTCCCACCACCACAATCCATCTGGTCTCTTCCCTTTCCCACCCCaaaaccctaaccctaacccTAGCCCAACCCCGCCATCACACTACCCATTTCCCGGCCTCTCTCAGAAGGGCGATGCTCAAAACCCCAATTTCCCAAACAACTTCCTGGCTCCACCGCCAGCCTTCTCACACCACCTCTCAGCCACCGCGCTCCTTCAGAAGGCTGCTACACTTGGGGCCACGACCTCCAATCGGTTGGGCGGACCTATTGCCGATCACATGACTCAGCTCGGGATGAATGATATGGAAATGGCAATGAAGGTTTCGCCCAACTACAGCTTAGGATTTGGGCAGGGGAATCTCGGTGACCTCTGGATGAAGAAGTCGACTGAGGGGGAGATCACTAGAGACTTTTTGGGACTGAGAGGAGaagatcatcatcatcgtcaaCATGGTGGCGAGGGTTCTTCGTCGATGGTGATGAAGCCGCATGGTTTGGTCCAAAATTTTGGGTTAATGGCAAATCCTCCAGCCATTAACAATGTAGCCACCACCTCTTCGAGAATATGGGGGTGA
- the LOC116189274 gene encoding uncharacterized protein LOC116189274 isoform X2, which yields MYLSPNVTFTGSCAHRCRRKMESESLRVQRFDELPSASEFASQIEPRNVPAVFSGCVKDWKAFARWNPSNGGLDYLQERAGSCTVEAMMSRSAPVFYGDIRSHERVPIPFSSFIGFCKQRMQMEEENQSCPVESERGNSSTSEVEPDCSISAFAPQQTYLAQVSIMNAENKGQAQLQILREDIDMPSILGTRKVASINLWMNNAKARSSTHYDPHHNLLCIVAGHKQVVLWPPSASHLLYPMPLYGEASNHSSVALECPNFSAYPRAKCLMEYSQTVMLHAGDALFIPEGWFHQVDSTDLTIAVNFWWQSDVMLSMSEHMEVYYLRRILRRLIDKEMNQMLCLTACSGSGEREGHVPGLAYKEEADQSLTDTKKVQEEADSRGKEQQNSSIHDLEPAALQALHELVSLVHDRVNVDKSQLKVSASGNDSDVSMEDEHKNDLFVNLEDDPVAKILWALKPCFLRNMFASMAECFPRTLEALVLHLLSPLGAEVLTRKFDELDERTSEEDRNKFYQLFYGAFDDQFAAMEAILNGKELFAQLAFKSVLDKYLGVKLDCGPKGQLQRSF from the exons ATGTATCTCTCTCCGAACGTTACATTCACCGGAAGCTGTGCCCATCGGTGTCGCCGGAAAATGGAGTCGGAGTCTCTGAGAGTTCAGAGGTTCGACGAACTGCCTTCCGCCTCGGAATTCGCCTCCCAAATCGAGCCTCGAAACGTCCCCGCC GTTTTCAGTGGGTGCGTCAAGGACTGGAAAGCGTTTGCCCGGTGGAATCCCTCCAATGGCGGCCTCGACTACTTGCAG GAAAGAGCAGGATCGTGTACAGTGGAGGCTATGATGTCAAGATCTGCTCCTGTTTTCTATGGTGACATTAGAAGCCATGAGAGG GTTCCTATACCCTTTTCTTCCTTCATTGGATTTTGTAAGCAAAGGATGCAAATGGAGGAGGAGAATCAAAGCTGTCCTGTTGAATCTGAAAGGGGAAATTCGTCAACTTCTGAAGTTGAGCCAGACTGTTCAATATCTGCATTTGCCCCTCAACAAACCTATCTGGCACAG GTTTCTATCATGAATGCTGAGAATAAAGGGCAGGCCCAACTGCAAATTCTAAGAGAAGATATTGACATG CCTTCAATCTTGGGTACAAGAAAAGTGGCTTCTATCAACCTGTGGATGAACAATGCCAAAGCTAGGTCAAGCACTCACTACGATCCTCATCATAATTTACTCTGCATTGTCGCTGGTCATAAGCAAG TTGTTCTATGGCCCCCTTCTGCAAGTCACTTGTTATACCCAATGCCCCTATATGGGGAGGCCTCAAACCATAG CTCCGTAGCTTTAGAATGCCCTAATTTTTCTGCTTATCCAAGAGCAAAATGCTTGATGGAATACTCCCAGACAGTCATGCTTCATGCAggcgatgcacttttcatcCCTGAAGGATG GTTTCACCAGGTGGATAGTACTGATTTAACCATTGCAGTAAATTTTTGGTGGCAATCTGATGTGATGTTGAGCATGTCGGAGCACATGGAAGTGTATTATTTGCGCAGGATATTAAGAAG ATTGATAGATAAAGAAATG AACCAAATGCTGTGCTTAACTGCTTGTTCTGGTTCTGGTGAAAGAGAGGGGCATGTACCTGGGTTGGCCTACAAGGAGGAGGCAG ATCAGTCCCTTACTGATACTAAGAAGGTGCAAGAGGAGGCGGACTCGAGGGGAAAAGAACAACAAAACAGCTCTATACATGATCTTGAGCCTGCTGCTTTACAGGCTCTTCATGAGCTAGTTTCTTTAGTTCATGACCGTGTAAATGTGGACAAAAGTCAACTCAAGGTATCTGCCTCGGGAAATGATTCTGATGTCAGCATGGAAGATGAACATAAGAATGATTTATTTGTCAACCTTGAAGACGATCCTGTTGCGAAGATACTTTGGGCCCTCAAGCCATGTTTCCTCCGTAATATGTTTGCTTCCATGGCa GAATGTTTCCCGAGGACTCTGGAGGCTCTCGTGCTGCATTTGCTTTCACCACTGGGTGCTGAAGTCTTGACGAGGAAGTTCGATGAATTGGATGAGAGGACATCTGAAGAAGATAG GAATAAATTCTATCAGTTATTCTATGGCGCATTCGATGACCAATTTGCTGCCATGGAGGCCATTTTGAATGGGAAAGAGTTGTTCGCTCAGCTG GCTTTCAAGAGTGTCTTAGATAAGTACTTGGGGGTGAAACTGGACTGCGGGCCGAAAGGGCAGCTGCAAAGATCCTTCTAG